From Synergistota bacterium, a single genomic window includes:
- a CDS encoding radical SAM protein: MEGIAFGPVPSRRLGKSLGINNIPVKICSYSCTYCQVGKTLKLDIERRSFYSIDLILKSVESKLEVLSSRGEKLDYITYVPDGEPTLDINLGEEVKALKKFGVPIAIISNASLIWRSELREELCEFALVSLKIDAVTPELWRYVNRPHPSLDLDKILEGMLTLKKAFPGKLITETMLLDGIDYSQEGKRLADFLSELAPDTAYLAIPTRPPAEADVKPARECVLNAVFQEISDRGVNVEYLIGYEGSDFSATGDPEKDLLSIMSVHPMRGDAVYELLKEAGAPLSLLDKLLEEGKVVRLTYSGNEFFMRKLPTRE; encoded by the coding sequence ATGGAAGGCATAGCTTTTGGGCCAGTTCCGTCAAGGCGACTTGGTAAAAGCCTGGGCATAAATAACATACCGGTTAAGATATGTTCCTACTCTTGCACTTATTGTCAGGTTGGGAAAACGTTAAAGCTTGACATTGAGAGAAGAAGCTTTTACAGTATAGATCTTATTCTCAAGAGCGTTGAATCGAAGCTTGAAGTTCTCTCCTCAAGAGGGGAGAAGTTGGATTATATAACCTACGTTCCGGATGGAGAACCAACGCTTGATATCAATCTTGGAGAAGAAGTCAAAGCTCTCAAAAAATTTGGGGTTCCGATTGCCATAATCAGCAATGCTTCCTTAATCTGGAGAAGTGAGCTTCGGGAAGAGCTCTGTGAATTTGCCCTCGTTTCCTTAAAGATCGATGCCGTTACTCCGGAGCTTTGGCGATATGTTAATAGACCTCATCCTTCTCTCGATCTGGATAAGATTTTAGAGGGAATGCTCACTTTAAAAAAGGCTTTTCCCGGGAAACTCATCACTGAAACCATGCTTTTAGATGGTATCGATTATTCTCAGGAGGGTAAAAGGTTAGCGGATTTTCTGTCTGAGCTTGCTCCTGATACGGCTTATCTTGCCATTCCCACGAGGCCTCCGGCTGAGGCTGACGTAAAACCCGCTCGTGAGTGTGTATTAAACGCTGTGTTTCAGGAGATATCAGATCGTGGAGTTAATGTTGAGTATCTCATAGGCTATGAAGGTAGCGACTTTTCAGCTACTGGAGATCCTGAAAAGGATCTCTTAAGCATAATGAGCGTTCATCCTATGCGGGGGGACGCAGTTTATGAGCTTCTTAAAGAAGCTGGTGCTCCTTTAAGCTTGTTAGATAAGCTTTTAGAGGAAGGGAAAGTAGTCAGACTTACATATTCTGGAAACGAGTTTTTTATGAGAAAATTGCCAACTCGGGAATAG
- a CDS encoding XdhC family protein gives MRGANLFSKMAELYEIGKPFAQVIIIRAQGSTPRKTGAKMVITENETFGSLGGGIVEAEIISVAKEALKKGESILYRRTLRDDQKEDGMICGGEMDVCIDVVKPKARLLIFGGGYVGREVAKLALNLGFNVLLFDDRDLREDLPDGIKFVQRDMVEAVDSIDFGEEDYVLITTRSHHLDQKILSKVIKFDVPYIGMVASKRKWRTIRDNLISEGFSEDALSKVRAPVGLEIGAETPEEIAVSILAEIIACRKGVLSFGKNQGSR, from the coding sequence TTGAGAGGAGCGAATCTCTTCTCTAAAATGGCGGAACTTTATGAGATTGGAAAGCCGTTTGCTCAGGTTATTATAATCAGAGCACAAGGTTCTACTCCTCGCAAAACGGGAGCGAAAATGGTTATAACTGAGAATGAAACCTTTGGCTCTTTGGGAGGAGGGATCGTGGAAGCAGAGATAATTTCTGTTGCGAAGGAAGCTTTAAAGAAAGGGGAGTCTATTCTTTATCGTAGGACTCTGCGGGACGATCAAAAGGAGGATGGAATGATCTGCGGTGGAGAGATGGATGTTTGCATAGATGTAGTTAAGCCTAAAGCGAGGCTTCTTATCTTTGGGGGAGGATATGTTGGAAGAGAGGTAGCTAAGCTGGCTTTAAATCTTGGGTTTAATGTGCTGCTTTTCGATGATAGGGATTTGAGGGAAGATCTTCCTGATGGAATAAAGTTCGTTCAAAGAGACATGGTTGAGGCGGTTGATTCCATAGATTTTGGGGAGGAGGATTATGTTTTAATTACAACGCGCAGTCACCACCTTGATCAGAAAATTCTAAGCAAGGTTATCAAGTTCGATGTTCCGTATATAGGGATGGTCGCAAGCAAGAGGAAGTGGAGAACAATAAGAGATAATTTAATATCCGAGGGATTTTCTGAGGATGCCCTTAGCAAGGTTAGAGCTCCTGTTGGTTTGGAGATAGGAGCGGAGACACCAGAAGAGATAGCTGTTAGTATCTTGGCGGAGATTATAGCTTGTAGGAAAGGGGTTTTGAGCTTTGGAAAGAATCAGGGTTCTCGTTAG
- a CDS encoding EF2563 family selenium-dependent molybdenum hydroxylase system protein, giving the protein MERIRVLVRGGGDLGTAISYRLFRGGLSVFIAEVEKPTVERRKASFAEAVYEGEWSVEGVKAVRFERLKEAFSLERQVIPIFIDPELKLLGEISPEILIDARMLKKVEAYSLKEASLIIGLGPGFRAGVNCHCFVETCPGPQMGRVYWEGKAIEDTKKVFEIAGLSEERVVRAPCDGIVKEIMCIGDRVKKGDLIARVDSIPLYAPIDGYIYGLLKTGIRVKEGKKVVEILPVGEDPRYIHSIADRSMIIAGGVMEAVMRYILSKL; this is encoded by the coding sequence TTGGAAAGAATCAGGGTTCTCGTTAGAGGCGGGGGAGATCTTGGAACTGCCATTTCTTACAGGCTTTTTAGGGGAGGGCTTTCAGTCTTTATAGCTGAAGTTGAAAAACCGACCGTTGAAAGGAGAAAGGCAAGTTTCGCAGAAGCCGTTTATGAGGGGGAATGGAGCGTTGAGGGGGTTAAGGCGGTTCGTTTTGAAAGATTGAAAGAGGCTTTTTCCCTAGAAAGGCAGGTAATTCCCATTTTTATCGATCCTGAGCTTAAGCTTCTTGGGGAGATATCACCCGAGATTCTTATTGACGCTCGCATGCTTAAGAAGGTTGAAGCTTACAGTTTGAAGGAAGCTTCCTTAATCATAGGACTCGGTCCGGGTTTTAGGGCAGGGGTTAACTGCCACTGCTTTGTTGAAACTTGCCCAGGTCCTCAGATGGGCAGGGTGTACTGGGAAGGCAAAGCAATTGAGGATACGAAAAAGGTTTTTGAAATAGCCGGTTTGAGTGAAGAAAGGGTGGTTAGGGCTCCCTGTGATGGAATTGTTAAAGAGATAATGTGCATAGGAGATAGGGTTAAGAAAGGAGATCTTATAGCTCGCGTTGATTCCATTCCGCTTTATGCTCCTATAGATGGCTATATATATGGTTTGCTTAAAACGGGGATTAGGGTTAAAGAGGGAAAGAAAGTTGTTGAGATTTTGCCGGTTGGGGAGGATCCAAGGTATATACACTCTATAGCTGATAGATCGATGATAATAGCAGGTGGGGTTATGGAGGCGGTAATGAGATATATCTTAAGCAAACTGTAA
- a CDS encoding TetR/AcrR family transcriptional regulator produces the protein MTKDKIIEAAIRCFLRKGYYATRMEDIVEEAGISKGGIYWHFKNKREIYHEVMKRQIEKYSRLFSELIEAGKSLKEILLEGGKHLLKALMEDKEIIIAMQEFVLEGMRSKKTRGELRKLYLSHVNNLEKLFEKYRHDVNVREKARLIMACIDGLFVPAIVFEDDLKEVLRSWKLFVNYVLARGEGECEEE, from the coding sequence TTGACAAAAGACAAGATAATAGAAGCTGCTATAAGGTGTTTTTTGAGGAAAGGCTATTATGCGACGAGGATGGAGGATATCGTTGAGGAAGCGGGAATAAGCAAAGGGGGTATATATTGGCACTTTAAGAATAAGCGTGAGATATATCATGAGGTAATGAAAAGACAGATAGAAAAGTACTCACGACTATTTTCTGAGCTTATTGAGGCAGGAAAAAGTTTGAAAGAGATATTGCTTGAGGGAGGCAAACACCTTCTAAAGGCCTTAATGGAAGATAAGGAGATCATTATAGCTATGCAAGAGTTTGTACTTGAGGGCATGAGAAGTAAGAAGACGCGGGGTGAGCTAAGGAAGTTGTATCTGAGTCATGTTAATAACTTAGAGAAGCTTTTTGAGAAATACAGGCACGACGTTAATGTTAGGGAGAAGGCAAGGCTTATAATGGCTTGTATAGATGGGCTCTTTGTTCCAGCAATAGTCTTTGAGGATGATCTTAAGGAGGTATTAAGAAGCTGGAAGCTTTTTGTTAACTATGTTTTAGCGAGAGGTGAAGGTGAATGCGAAGAGGAATAA